One window of the Mixophyes fleayi isolate aMixFle1 chromosome 6, aMixFle1.hap1, whole genome shotgun sequence genome contains the following:
- the TUBB1 gene encoding tubulin beta-1 chain isoform X1 has product MREIVHLQIGQCGNQIGAKFWEVITDEHGIDNGGSYKGESELQLERINVYFNEAHSHKYVPRAVLVDLEPGTMDSLRSSTIGPLFRPDSFIHGNSGAGNNWAKGHYTEGAELIESVMDVVRAESESCDCLQGFQLVHSLGGGTGSGMGTLLLNKIREEYPDRIMNTFSIMPSPKVSDTVVEPYNAMLSIHQLLENSDDTFCIDNEALYDICFRTLKLSNPTYGDLNHLVSMTMSGVTTSLRFPGQLNADLRKLSVNMVPFPRLHFFMTGFAPLTSRRSQQYNALTVPELTQQMFESKTMMTACDPYHGRYLTVAGIFRGRMSTREVEEQMLAVQSKNSAYFVEWIPNNVKVAVCDIPPRGLKFASTFIGNNTAIQEIFGRIAEQFSAMYRRKAFLHWYTGEGMDEMEFTEAECNIHDLIAEYQQYQDATAEMEDYFEDVVEETEEVHVTETVEKVYV; this is encoded by the exons ATGCGTGAAATTGTCCATCTGCAGATAGGCCAATGTGGTAACCAAATTGGAGCAAAG TTCTGGGAGGTTATCACTGATGAACATGGGATTGATAATGGAGGAAGCTACAAAGGAGAATCCGAACTACAGCTGGAGAGGATCAACGTCTACTTCAATGAGGCTCATT CCCATAAGTATGTTCCTAGAGCTGTGCTTGTGGATCTGGAACCTGGTACCATGGACAGTTTGCGCTCCAGCACAATTGGACCTCTGTTCCGCCCAGACAGTTTCATCCatg GCAATTCTGGAGCAGGCAACAATTGGGCAAAAGGCCACTATACAGAAGGAGCAGAACTGATTGAATCAGTGATGGATGTAGTAAGAGCAGAGAGCGAAAGCTGCGACTGTCTTCAAGGTTTTCAGCTGGTGCACTCTCTTGGTGGAGGAACAGGCTCTGGAATGGGTACACTCCTTTTAAACAAGATCCGTGAGGAGTATCCAGACAGGATAATGAACACGTTCAGCATTATGCCCTCCCCCAAGGTCTCAGACACAGTAGTGGAACCTTACAATGCCATGTTGTCCATCCACCAGCTGTTAGAAAATTCAGATGACACATTCTGCATTGACAATGAGGCTTTGTATGACATCTGCTTCCGCACCCTGAAGTTGTCCAACCCAACATACGGTGACCTCAACCATTTGGTGTCCATGACTATGAGTGGTGTGACCACATCTTTACGCTTCCCTGGACAGCTAAATGCAGACCTGAGGAAGCTATCAGTCAACATGGTACCCTTTCCTCGTCTCCACTTCTTCATGACAGGATTTGCTCCTCTGACATCTCGCAGGAGCCAGCAATATAATGCACTCACTGTGCCTGAGCTCACCCAGCAGATGTTTGAGTCCAAAACCATGATGACTGCTTGTGACCCTTACCATGGCCGCTACTTAACAGTGGCTGGCATATTCCGTGGACGGATGTCCACCAGAGAAGTGGAAGAGCAGATGTTGGCTGTGCAGTCCAAAAACAGTGCCTACTTTGTGGAATGGATTCCCAACAATGTCAAGGTAGCAGTTTGTGACATCCCACCCCGTGGCCTGAAGTTTGCATCTACATTTATAGGCAACAACACAGCCATCCAGGAGATCTTCGGACGCATTGCAGAGCAGTTCTCAGCAATGTACCGCAGGAAAGCTTTCCTGCACTGGTACACAGGGGAGGGCATGGATGAGATGGAGTTTACTGAGGCAGAATGCAATATTCATGATCTGATTGCTGAATACCAGCAGTACCAAGATGCCACGGCAGAAATGGAGGACTATTTTGAAGATGTAGTGGAAGAAACTGAAGAAGTACATGTCACTGAGACTGTAGAAAAGGTGTATGTGTAG
- the TUBB1 gene encoding tubulin beta-1 chain isoform X2, whose translation MDSLRSSTIGPLFRPDSFIHGNSGAGNNWAKGHYTEGAELIESVMDVVRAESESCDCLQGFQLVHSLGGGTGSGMGTLLLNKIREEYPDRIMNTFSIMPSPKVSDTVVEPYNAMLSIHQLLENSDDTFCIDNEALYDICFRTLKLSNPTYGDLNHLVSMTMSGVTTSLRFPGQLNADLRKLSVNMVPFPRLHFFMTGFAPLTSRRSQQYNALTVPELTQQMFESKTMMTACDPYHGRYLTVAGIFRGRMSTREVEEQMLAVQSKNSAYFVEWIPNNVKVAVCDIPPRGLKFASTFIGNNTAIQEIFGRIAEQFSAMYRRKAFLHWYTGEGMDEMEFTEAECNIHDLIAEYQQYQDATAEMEDYFEDVVEETEEVHVTETVEKVYV comes from the exons ATGGACAGTTTGCGCTCCAGCACAATTGGACCTCTGTTCCGCCCAGACAGTTTCATCCatg GCAATTCTGGAGCAGGCAACAATTGGGCAAAAGGCCACTATACAGAAGGAGCAGAACTGATTGAATCAGTGATGGATGTAGTAAGAGCAGAGAGCGAAAGCTGCGACTGTCTTCAAGGTTTTCAGCTGGTGCACTCTCTTGGTGGAGGAACAGGCTCTGGAATGGGTACACTCCTTTTAAACAAGATCCGTGAGGAGTATCCAGACAGGATAATGAACACGTTCAGCATTATGCCCTCCCCCAAGGTCTCAGACACAGTAGTGGAACCTTACAATGCCATGTTGTCCATCCACCAGCTGTTAGAAAATTCAGATGACACATTCTGCATTGACAATGAGGCTTTGTATGACATCTGCTTCCGCACCCTGAAGTTGTCCAACCCAACATACGGTGACCTCAACCATTTGGTGTCCATGACTATGAGTGGTGTGACCACATCTTTACGCTTCCCTGGACAGCTAAATGCAGACCTGAGGAAGCTATCAGTCAACATGGTACCCTTTCCTCGTCTCCACTTCTTCATGACAGGATTTGCTCCTCTGACATCTCGCAGGAGCCAGCAATATAATGCACTCACTGTGCCTGAGCTCACCCAGCAGATGTTTGAGTCCAAAACCATGATGACTGCTTGTGACCCTTACCATGGCCGCTACTTAACAGTGGCTGGCATATTCCGTGGACGGATGTCCACCAGAGAAGTGGAAGAGCAGATGTTGGCTGTGCAGTCCAAAAACAGTGCCTACTTTGTGGAATGGATTCCCAACAATGTCAAGGTAGCAGTTTGTGACATCCCACCCCGTGGCCTGAAGTTTGCATCTACATTTATAGGCAACAACACAGCCATCCAGGAGATCTTCGGACGCATTGCAGAGCAGTTCTCAGCAATGTACCGCAGGAAAGCTTTCCTGCACTGGTACACAGGGGAGGGCATGGATGAGATGGAGTTTACTGAGGCAGAATGCAATATTCATGATCTGATTGCTGAATACCAGCAGTACCAAGATGCCACGGCAGAAATGGAGGACTATTTTGAAGATGTAGTGGAAGAAACTGAAGAAGTACATGTCACTGAGACTGTAGAAAAGGTGTATGTGTAG